A single Branchiostoma floridae strain S238N-H82 unplaced genomic scaffold, Bfl_VNyyK Sc7u5tJ_355, whole genome shotgun sequence DNA region contains:
- the LOC118408697 gene encoding uncharacterized protein LOC118408697, translating to MAGTSVTLLLLAVLVGIALPTAAVADTPGATGPDKPCGDFTWPKITNGDVKCDYSYYNTGGRIYDYPRYRTYNGPFSGRCKVNCSGDIPVIGPISSSLDGPHEQYYYCHEDSGFWLGTEPRCEGKYFSISKCL from the exons ATGGCGGGAACGTCTGTAACGCTTCTGTTGCTCGCGGTGCTTGTCGGGATCGCACTGCCGACTGCAG CTGTAGCAGACACGCCAGGGGCGACCGGTCCGG ACAAGCCGTGTGGGGATTTCACGTGGCCAAAAATTACTAACGGAGACGTGAAATGTGACTACAGCTACTACAACACTGGTGGCAGGATCTACGACTATCCTAGATACAGAACTTACAACGGTCCTTTCAGTGGGCGCTGTAAGGTCAACTGCTCTGGTGATATACCAGTGATAGGTCCGATCAGTTCTTCCCTTGATGGGCCTCACGAGCAATACTACTACTGCCACGAGGACTCAGGGTTCTGGCTAGGGACAGAACCTCGGTGCGAAGGCAAGTATTTTTCAATCTCTAAATGCctatag
- the LOC118408698 gene encoding uncharacterized protein LOC118408698 translates to MGKDGLGTINDNGERFATDKPCGDFTWQNITYVDVKCDYSYYSSDGFVDYIAKRHYHGPFSGRCNVTCSDGTPVIGPPVTSESIGIDEPHNFYYCHVDSKTWLGTEPWCEEKPCGKFEWKDPENGTVICDYTYYSPLYYRDHRFDPPLRVYGGLRGRCEVQCSPPLVPTGAPLLEPDAGGYYYCHGHSATWLGQEPKCRDRPCGDFQRSPQMAIFECDYRRNGVRLTWDHTTGVIYFGAIIGHQVLRWDRTHT, encoded by the exons ATGGGGAAAGACGGTTTGGGTACAATAAATGACAACGGAGAGAGGTTTGCCACAG ACAAGCCGTGTGGGGATTTCACGTGGCAGAACATCACGTATGTAGACGTGAAATGTGACTACAGCTACTACTCGTCCGACGGCTTCGTTGACTACATCGCAAAAAGACATTACCATGGTCCTTTCAGCGGGCGCTGCAATGTCACCTGCTCTGATGGAACACCGGTGATAGGACCGCCGGTAACTTCGGAATCCATAGGTATCGATGAGCCTCACAACTTCTACTACTGCCATGTGGACTCGAAGACATGGCTAGGGACTGAACCATGGTGCGAAG AAAAACCATGTGGGAAGTTCGAGTGGAAAGACCCCGAAAACGGAACAGTTATCTGTGACTACACCTACTACAGTCCTTTGTACTACCGGGACCACAGGTTCGACCCACCTCTACGTGTGTATGGCGGACTGAGGGGCCGCTGTGAGGTCCAGTGCTCGCCTCCGTTAGTTCCGACAGGGGCTCCGCTTCTGGAGCCTGACGCTGGAGGGTACTACTACTGCCACGGACACTCCGCAACCTGGCTGGGACAAGAGCCTAAATGCCGGG ACAGGCCATGTGGAGACTTCCAACGGAGCCCCCAAATGGCAATATTTGAGTGCGACTACAGGCGCAACGGTGTCAGACTTACCTGGGACCACACCACCGGTGTAATTTACTTTGGTGCTATAATAGGGC ATCAGGTTCTTCGCTGGGATCGCACCCACACTTAA